A stretch of the Capsicum annuum cultivar UCD-10X-F1 chromosome 8, UCD10Xv1.1, whole genome shotgun sequence genome encodes the following:
- the LOC107879584 gene encoding putative uncharacterized protein DDB_G0277255: MRYLRCVSGIQIIYTMFYVSTLPLMALEDNNSLVTSLGGNNGSLIASSMENNNSSMLMLGANNGSSIGNINNSSMPVLGANNGSSIENITNSSIPMPVGNNGSSSIENVNNSSTTTSGENNSSTSASLGQNYNTVMCVRDCMRICMTLDNATSKECEGACYKGCKPLLARKEVGTINNFNFSQ, from the coding sequence atgagatacTTAAGATGCGTATCTGGGATTCAGATAATATATACGATGTTTTATGTATCGACATTGCCATTGATGGCATTGGAAGATAATAATTCATTAGTCACATCGCTGGGGGGAAATAATGGTTCATTAATAGCATCTTCGATGGAAAATAACAATTCATCAATGCTAATGTTAGGGGCAAATAATGGTTCATCGATAGGAAATATTAACAATTCATCAATGCCAGTGTTAGGGGCAAATAATGGTTCATCAATAGAAAACATTACTAATTCATCAATACCAATGCCGGTGGGAAATAATGGTTCATCATCGATAGAAAATGTTAACAATTCATCAACGACGACGTCGGGGGAAAATAACAGTTCAACATCAGCATCGTTAGGTCAGAACTATAATACTGTGATGTGTGTTAGAGATTGCATGCGCATATGCATGACTTTGGACAACGCAACCTCGAAGGAGTGTGAGGGTGCTTGTTACAAGGGATGTAAGCCATTGCTTGCTAGGAAAGAAGTAGGAAccattaataattttaatttttcacaataa
- the LOC107880060 gene encoding uncharacterized protein LOC107880060: MAAAVQFRGVFLVVFMLWGCLISLSCTAARLSVSRQKLEIEKHLKRVNKPPIKSIQSADGDIIDCVHISQQPAFDHPFLKDHKIQMRPSYHPEGLYDEDKMATRSKESTNPITQLWHMNGRCPEDSIPVRRTKKDDILRSSSVKRYGKKKHRAIPKPRSADPDLTNESGHQHAIAYVEGDKYYGAKATINVWEPKVQQSNEFSLSQLWILGGSFGEDLNSIEAGWQVSPDLYGDNNTRLFTYWTSDAYQATGCYNLLCSGFIQVSSAIAMGASISPVSAFRNSQYDISILIWKDPKEGHWWMQFGNDYVLGYWPSFLFSYLAESASMIEWGGEVVNSQPDGKHTATQMGSGRFPEEGFGKSSYFRNIQVVDSSNNLKSPKDLGTFTEQSNCYDVQTGSNEDWGHHFYYGGPGRNPNCQ, encoded by the exons ATGGCAGCTGCTGTGCAGTTTAGAGGAGTTTTTCTTGTTGTTTTCATGTTGTGGGGTTGTTTGATTTCATTGTCTTGTACTGCTGCTAGGCTATCTGTTTCAAGGCAGAAACTTGAGATTGAGAAACACTTGAAAAGGGTCAACAAACCTCCCATTAAAAGCATCCAG AGTGCAGATGGGGATATCATTGACTGTGTCCACATCTCACAGCAACCTGCTTTTGACCACCCATTCCTCAAAGATCACAAAATCCAG ATGAGGCCTAGCTACCACCCAGAAGGGCTTTATGATGAGGACAAAATGGCCACAAGGTCCAAAGAGAGTACTAATCCCATCACTCAGTTGTGGCATATGAATGGAAGATGCCCTGAGGACAGTATTCCTGTAAGGAGAACAAAGAAAGATGATATTTTGAGGTCAAGTTCTGTCAAAAGGTATGGTAAGAAGAAGCATAGAGCTATCCCTAAGCCAAGGTCTGCAGATCCTGACCTTACCAATGAAAGTGGCCATCAG CATGCAATAGCTTATGTTGAAGGAGACAAGTATTATGGTGCTAAGGCAACTATTAATGTGTGGGAACCCAAAGTACAGCAGTCAAATGAGTTTAGCTTGTCTCAGCTTTGGATTCTTGGTGGTTCTTTTGGTGAAGATCTAAATAGTATTGAAGCTGGTTGGCag GTTAGCCCTGACCTCTATGGTGACAATAACACAAGACTATTCACTTACTGGACT AGTGATGCATATCAAGCAACAGGCTGCTACAATCTTCTATGCTCAGGTTTCATTCAAGTCAGCAGTGCTATAGCTATGGGTGCAAGCATTTCCCCAGTTTCAGCCTTTAGAAACTCCCAGTATGATATCAGTATTCTTATCTGGAAG GATCCAAAAGAAGGACATTGGTGGATGCAATTTGGAAATGACTATGTATTAGGATATTGGCCATCTTTCTTGTTCTCCTATTTGGCTGAGAGTGCATCCATGATAGAGTGGGGTGGGGAAGTTGTGAATTCACAACCAGATGGTAAACATACAGCTACACAAATGGGAAGTGGTAGATTCCCAGAAGAAGGTTTTGGCAAGTCAAGTTATTTCAGAAACATTCAAGTAGTTGACAgctcaaacaatcttaaatctccaAAAGATCTTGGCACTTTCACTGAACAATCCAACTGTTATGATGTCCAAACAGGAAGTAATGAAGATTGGGGTCATCACTTTTACTATGGAGGCCCTGGTAGAAACCCCAACTGTCAATGA
- the LOC107878982 gene encoding receptor-like protein 46: MTKTCLLLFSLGFLSFFRAAFCCPNDQKQALLKFKSAFLKNTVVNSSSSDGFFSNELEDWNSTSDCCSWDRVICDSRPNSRAVIALYLDSLQSFEPVAVSSSVLAPLFGIKSLRMLILSSNHIQGQIPGEELANLGNMVHLDLTQNNFTGPIPPQVFHLRHLKYLDLSGNLLTGVFIPEGGYLQKLTTLKLDDNLIGGNVPAEIGNLTKIQELSLRNNHFSGGIPVSVLNLKGLQVLDLRGNLLSQQIPTEIGSLSNLSTLALSKNKLTGVIPSSIKNMTKLETLKLDNNMLIGEIPSWLFNMKALKNLFLGKNGLKWNNDAKIVPRCMLSGLSLQSCGLVGPIPGWISSQRSLDYLDLSKNQLVGTFPRWLAEMELGTVILSNNNLTGSLPPSFFHSRSLSLLDLSRNRFSGELPESMGNATAIMFLILSENSFSGKIPRSITNIYRLLLLDLSKNRLSGTIPVFDPTSFLAYVDLSSNSFSGEVPLTFSQETRILSLWGNNFTGSLARNLTNFDMLEHLDLHDNRITGELPNFISEMSTLRSLNLRNNSLQGSIPCSISNLTNLQILDLSHNSFTGSIPAEVGNLVGMIETPNTFSSISSIFTFSIEYTDLIVNWKRSVQSISSSASIDMYSWLDLSKNHLSGEIPSSLGKLRGLKMLNISYNGLKGEIPSTLGNLESLESIDLSHNSLSGSIPQSFRKLQQLTTLDVSNNHLKGKIPVGGQMDTMDDPAYYANNSGLCGFQIQLHCPDNKSLQQTEPEDESEESWFAWEAMLIGLPFGFTATTLAIFLTGFCELTEQRRRLLRRQTGC, from the coding sequence ATGACCAAAACATGCCTACTACTTTTTTCACTGGGATTTCTCAGTTTCTTTAGAGCTGCTTTTTGTTGTCCAAATGATCAAAAACAAGCCCTTCTCAAGTTCAAATCTGCATTCCTGAAGAATACTGTTGTTAATTCATCTTCTTCGGACGGTTTCTTCAGCAATGAACTTGAGGACTGGAATTCCACCTCTGATTGTTGTAGTTGGGATAGAGTCATTTGTGACTCTAGACCAAATTCTAGAGCTGTTATTGCTCTCTATCTGGATTCCCTTCAATCTTTTGAGCCTGTCGCGGTCAGTTCTTCTGTTTTGGCACCCCTTTTTGGTATAAAATCTTTGAGGATGCTTATCTTGTCCTCAAATCACATTCAAGGCCAAATACCGGGTGAAGAGCTTGCCAATCTTGGAAACATGGTTCATCTTGACTTAACGCAGAACAACTTTACTGGCCCTATTCCTCCACAGGTTTTTCACTTGAGGCACCTGAAATATCTAGACTTGAGTGGAAATCTTCTCACTGGTGTTTTCATTCCTGAAGGAGGATATCTGCAGAAGTTGACGACGTTGAAGCTGGACGACAACTTAATTGGTGGGAATGTTCCTGCAGAGATCGGAAACCTCACCAAGATTCAAGAATTGTCCCTCAGAAACAACCATTTTTCTGGTGGAATCCCAGTTTCAGTGTTGAATTTGAAGGGATTGCAAGTGTTGGATTTAAGGGGAAATCTGCTTTCGCAGCAGATTCCAACCGAGATTGGGAGCTTGTCGAATCTTTCTACTTTGGCGTTGAGCAAGAACAAGCTGACTGGTGTAATTCCAAGTTCGATAAAGAACATGACCAAGTTGGAGACTCTAAAGTTGGATAACAATATGCTTATTGGTGAAATTCCATCTTGGTTATTCAACATGAAGGCTCTGAAAAATCTGTTTCTTGGAAAAAATGGATTGAAATGGAACAACGATGCCAAGATAGTGCCTCGATGTATGTTATCTGGACTGTCTCTTCAGTCTTGTGGCCTTGTAGGACCGATTCCAGGATGGATTTCTTCACAAAGAAGTCTCGATTACTTGGATTTGAGTAAAAACCAGCTCGTAGGAACTTTCCCTCGGTGGCTTGCAGAAATGGAACTTGGAACTGTTATTCTGTCGAATAACAATCTCACCGGTTCTCTCCCTCCTAGTTTCTTCCATTCCAGGAGTCTATCTCTTCTTGACCTTTCAAGAAACAGGTTTTCAGGGGAACTGCCAGAAAGCATGGGTAATGCTACCGCGATTATGTTTCTCATATTGTCCGAGAACAGTTTCTCTGGGAAAATTCCGAGATCCATAACCAATATTTATCGCTTGCTACTGTTGGATTTGTCAAAGAACAGACTTTCTGGTACAATTCCAGTTTTTGATCCAACTTCTTTTCTTGCATATGTTGATTTATCCTCGAATTCCTTCTCCGGGGAAGTTCCTCTAACCTTTTCCCAAGAAACTAGGATTTTATCCTTATGGGGAAACAATTTTACGGGCAGTTTGGCAAGGAACCTGACCAATTTTGACATGCTTGAGCATCTTGATCTTCATGACAACAGAATCACAGGTGAACTCCCAAACTTTATCTCAGAAATGTCCACCCTTAGAAGCTTGAATTTGCGGAATAATTCCCTACAAGGTTCGATTCCTTGTAGCATTTCAAACTTAACTAATCTGCAAATCCTTGACTTATCGCACAACAGCTTCACCGGAAGCATCCCTGCAGAGGTCGGAAATCTAGTCGGAATGATTGAAACACCAAACactttttcatcaatttcatcgATTTTCACCTTCTCGATTGAGTACACTGACCTGATAGTGAACTGGAAGAGGTCAGTACAGAGTATATCATCGAGTGCCAGCATCGACATGTACTCTTGGCTGGACTTGTCAAAGAACCATCTGTCCGGTGAAATCCCATCTTCTTTAGGAAAACTTAGAGGCCTAAAGATGCTTAACATCTCTTACAATGGCCTAAAAGGGGAAATTCCATCAACTCTTGGGAATTTGGAGAGTCTTGAGAGCATAGATTTATCTCACAACAGTTTATCTGGTTCAATTCCCCAGTCCTTTAGAAAGCTTCAACAACTCACTACTTTGGATGTCAGCAATAACCATCTAAAAGGCAAAATCCCAGTTGGTGGCCAAATGGATACAATGGATGATCCAGCTTATTATGCTAATAACAGTGGTCTGTGTGGCTTCCAAATTCAACTGCACTGTCCCGACAACAAGTCACTACAACAAACGGAACCAGAGGATGAGAGCGAAGAATCATGGTTCGCCTGGGAAGCAATGTTGATAGGATTGCCATTTGGTTTCACTGCAACAACATTAGCCATATTTCTTACTGGATTTTGCGAGCTTACAGAACAGCGCCGCCGCCTCCTAAGAAGGCAGACCGGGTGCTGA
- the LOC107880061 gene encoding lysine--tRNA ligase, chloroplastic/mitochondrial codes for MEALQPLKQLIHFASFTSLRFRPSPSFFIVRCCSSSSTVELTGRAGGGGGNNRNRRSSSGNSTSTSDKEAIRAIRIKKVEELRSNGLEPYAYKWDRTHTASQLQEIYKNLGNGEESNSENDYVSISGRIVARRAFGKLAFLTLRDDSGMIQLYCEKERLVGDQFEQLKTLVDIGDILGANGSIKRTEKGELSVCVKSFSILTKSLLPLPDKYHGLTDIDKRYRQRYVDMIANPEVADTFRKRAKIISEIRQSVESFGFVEVETPVLQGAAGGAEARPFITFHNSLGRDLYLRIATELHLKRMLVGGFEKVYEIGRIFRNEGISTRHNPEFTTIEIYEAYSDYESMMNMAEEIVTRCALAVNGKLKIDYQGVEICLERPWRRETMHNLVREATGIDFKNFGDDLKAAKEHTLKAIDILGDDLDRNSIEACSSVGHLLNEVFETVVEPKLLQPTFVLDYPIEISPLAKPHRRHSGLTERFELFICGREMANAFSELTDPLDQRRRLEEQVRQHNEKKAASDLNKVAGAKEQENKDDDDSYEVTLDEDFLTALEYGMPPASGMGLGIDRLVMLLTNSASIRDVIAFPVLKIQQ; via the exons ATGGAAGCTTTGCAGCCATTGAAGCAACTTATCCACTTTGCTTCTTTTACTTCTCTCAGATTCCGTCCTTCTCCTTCTTTCTTCATTGTTCGTTGttgctcttcttcttctacgGTTGAACTTACCGGTAGAGCCGGCGGCGGCGGCGGCAACAACCGGAACCGGAGGTCATCTTCCGGCAACTCTACTTCCACTTCCGATAAAGAAGCTATTCGCGCCATTCGTATAAAAAAG GTGGAAGAATTGAGAAGCAATGGCTTGGAACCCTATGCTTATAAGTGGGATCGAACTCACACGGCCAGTCAACTGCAAGAGATTTATAAGAATCTGGGAAATGGTGAAGAGTCAAACAGCGAAAATGATTATGTGTCTATATCAGGAAGAATAGTGGCTCGCAGAGCTTTTGGAAAGCTCGCGTTTTTAACTTTGAGAGATGATTCTGGCATGATTCAG CTTTATTGTGAGAAGGAAAGGCTTGTAGGTGATCAGTTTGAGCAATTGAAGACCCTTGTTGATATTGGTGATATATTGGGCGCAAATGGTTCAATCAAGCGCACAGAGAAAG gGGAGCTATCTGTATGCGTAAAATCATTCTCAATTCTCACGAAGTCATTGCTTCCACTGCCGGACAAATATCATGGCTTAACTGATATAGACAAGCGCTATCGACAGCG GTATGTTGACATGATTGCAAATCCTGAGGTGGCTGATACCTTTCGCAAGAGGGCAAAG ATTATCTCAGAGATACGTCAGTCAGTGGAATCTTTTGGTTTTGTGGAAGTTGAAACACCTGTTCTCCAG GGAGCAGCTGGTGGCGCAGAAGCTAGGCCGTTTATTACGTTTCATAATTCTCTTGGAAGGGATCTTTATTTGAGAATTGCAACAGAGCTTCATCTGAAGAGAATGCTG GTTGGGGGATTCGAAAAAGTGTATGAAATTGGTCGTATATTCCGCAATGAAGGCATTTCAACTCGTCATAATCCTGAATTCACCACCATTGAG ATATATGAAGCATACTCTGACTATGAAAGCATGATGAATATGGCAGAAGAGATTGTGACCCGATGTGCCCTTGCAGTTAATGGGAAACTTAAAATTGATTACCAG GGTGTGGAGATCTGCTTGGAAAGACCTTGGAGGAGGGAAACAATGCATAATCTTGTGAGAGAAGCTACGGGGATTGATTTTAAAAACTTCGGTGACGATCTTAAAGCTGCTAAAGAACATACTCTTAAAGCAATTGATATTCTTGGTGATGATCTGGATAGGAATTCAATTGAAGCATGCTCTTCTGTTGGACATTTGCTTAATGAG GTTTTTGAGACGGTAGTAGAACCAAAGCTTCTACAACCGACTTTTGTCTTGGACTATCCTATTGAAATATCTCCACTGGCCAAACCACATAGAAG GCATTCAGGCTTAACTGAGAGATTTGAGCTATTCATTTGTGGTCGTGAGATGGCGAATGCCTTCTCAGAATTAACTGATCCTCTGGACCAG AGGAGACGCTTGGAAGAACAAGTGAGGCAGCATAATGAGAAAAAAGCAGCATCAGACTTAAATAAGGTAGCCGGTGCCAAGGAACAAGAGAACAAAGATGATGATGACTCGTATGAAGTAACTCTTGACGAAGATTTCCTCACAGCTTTGGAATACGGAATGCCTCCAGCTTCCGGAATG GGACTTGGCATTGACAGGCTAGTAATGCTTTTGACAAACTCAGCTAGCATCCGCGATGTTATTGCTTTCCCAGTCCTCAAGATTCAACAATAG
- the LOC107878981 gene encoding uncharacterized protein LOC107878981, translated as MKEGSLMRVLFCKIHCPFICFCKPSAAHLYTPGPLKLESTPHVPAGASNQQSEVSIDASNGLKSCIRKGPDAASNDITDKKRVQWMDNIGKELVDIKEFESSETGDTDTEEETKHCLCIIL; from the exons ATGAAGGAAGGCAGTTTGATGAGGGTTTTGTTCTGCAAAATCCATTGTCCATTTATTTGTTTCTGTAAACCCTCTGCTGCTCATCTTTATACACCAGGTCCATTGAAATTGGAAAGTACCCCACATGTTCCTGCTGGTGCCTCTAATCAACAATCTGAGGTTAGTATAGATGCATCAAATGGTCTTAAAAGCTGTATTAGGAAAGGTCCTGATGCTGCTTCAAATGATATTACTGACAAGAAGAGAGTTCAATGGATGGATAACATAGGGAAAGAACTTGTTGACATCAAGGAGTTTGAATCCAG TGAAACGGGAGATACTGACACAGAAGAGGAGACAAAACATTGTCTATGCATTATCCTTTGA
- the LOC107880062 gene encoding protein MET1, chloroplastic: MASTTSYTSLCSLLKLNQTKQNTPSSSSLFKFKNHVCFTSSNSILTSSRHIGKGSVFVVKAEATQSAKSKGEGQEEGEEEVKYEEYEVEIVQPYGLKFTKGRDGGTYIDAIAPGGSADKTGKFTVGDKVLATSAVFGEEIWPAAEYGRTMYTIRQRIGPLLMKMQKRYGKVEEVGELTEKEIIRAERNAGFISDRIREIQLTNARRMKEQKVQRETDLREGLKLSRNGKYEEALEKFESVLGSKPTGDEAAVASYNVACCYSKLNQLQAGLSALEDAMEAGFEDFKRIRTDPDLANLRTSEKFETLMKRFDESFINENAINAIKSLFGFNKK, from the exons ATGGCTTCTACAACTAGCTACACTTCACTTTGTTCTTTACTTAAACTCAATCAAACAAAGCAAAACACCccatcatcatcttctttgttTAAGTTCAAGAATCATGTATGTTTTACCAGCAGCAATAGTATTTTAACAAGTAGTAGACATATAGGAAAGGGTTCAGTATTTGTTGTTAAAGCTGAGGCAACTCAATCTGCAAAATCAAAAGGAGAAGGacaagaagaaggagaagaagaagttaAGTATGAAGAGTATGAAGTAGAGATTGTACAGCCTTATGGACTTAAATTTACTAAAGGAAGAGATGGGGGTACTTATATTGATGCCATTGCTCCTGGTGGTTCTGCTGATAAGACTGGAAAGTTCACTGTTGGAGATAAAGTCCTTGCCACCAG TGCAGTGTTTGGAGAAGAAATATGGCCTGCTGCTGAATATGGAAGAACAATGTACACTATCAGACAGAGAATTGGACCCTTGCTCATGAAGATGCAAAAGAGATATG GGAAGGTGGAAGAAGTAGGTGAATTGACAGAAAAGGAAATCATCAGAGCGGAGAGGAACGCTGGTTTCATCAGCGACAGAATTAGGGAAATTCAA CTAACAAATGCTCGGAGGATGAAAGAACAAAAGGTGCAAAGAGAAACGGATCTTCGTGAAGGACTGAAACTTTCTAG GAATGGCAAATACGAAGAAGCACTAGAAAAGTTTGAGTCTGTGTTAGGATCAAAACCAACTGGTGATGAAGCTGCTGTGGCAAGTTACAATGTTGCCTGCTGCTATTCCAAGCTTAATCAG CTTCAAGCGGGGTTATCTGCATTGGAGGATGCGATGGAAGCAGGATTTGAAGATTTCAAG CGAATCAGGACAGACCCCGATCTTGCCAATCTAAGGACGTCTGAGAAATTTGAGACACTCATGAAAAGGTTTGATGAATCGTTCATCAATGAGAATGCCATCAATGCTATTAAGTCCCTATTCGGCTTCAACAAGAAATAG